A window from Vulpes lagopus strain Blue_001 chromosome 23, ASM1834538v1, whole genome shotgun sequence encodes these proteins:
- the LOC121481005 gene encoding small RNA 2'-O-methyltransferase-like, which translates to MGRTISIHSESEAAKSGIASPKNFQSDPELTGLGLVGFDLMTCIELIEHLDSEDLAKFPEVVFGYYSPRIIIISTPNSEFNPLFPASTFRHLDHKFEWNRMQFQTWASDVANLYNYSVEFTGVGSPPAGAEHVGYCTQIGVFQKNEAKATESCISTPEEHVYETVFTTAYPSLQEKKNLLLVLSAEVLRASNSMRLRFIVDPKKKVNGRLVPEDSCVPRYGLIVTDAQRAQIESSPKPYCVGKKFYVPLERLITFPKVNRLVDSVERLRSLLSEALKLNRDQSALQVDLHDHYSRTMLSY; encoded by the exons ATGGGTCGAACCATATCGATCCACAGTGAGAGTGAGGCTGCCAAATCAGGAATAGCCAGCCCCAAGAACTTCCAATCTGATCCTGAGCTGACTGGTTTGGG tttggtTGGATTTGACTTGATGACATGTATTGAATTGATAGAACATTTAGATTCTGAAGATCTGGCCAAGTTTCCTGAAGTTGTATTTGGTTATTATTCCCCACGTATCATCATCATCAGCACACCAAACTCTGAATTCAATCCCCTGTTTCCAGCATCAACCTTTAGACACTTAGATCACAAATTTGAGTGGAACAGAATGCAGTTTCAGACCTGGGCTTCGGATGTGGCAAATCTCTACAATTACTCAGTAGAGTTTACTGGTGTGGGGTCTCCACCAGCAGGAGCTGAGCATGTTGGGTACTGTACCCAGATAGGGGTCTTCCAGAAAAACGAAGCAAAGGCAACTGAATCATGCATTTCCACACCAGAGGAACATGTTTATGAAACCGTTTTTACAACAGCATATCCCAGTTTACAGGAGAAGAAAAACCTCCTGTTAGTTCTGAGCGCAGAGGTGTTAAGAGCCTCCAACTCTATGAGACTGAGGTTTATCGTCGATCCGAAGAAAAAGGTGAACGGTAGATTGGTGCCAGAAGACAGTTGCGTCCCACGGTACGGATTAATCGTCACCGACGCTCAAAGGGCCCAAATTGAGAGCTCCCCCAAGCCTTACTGTGTGGGAAAGAAATTCTACGTGCCCCTGGAAAGACTCATTACTTTTCCAAAGGTGAACCGCTTGGTTGATAGTGTCGAGCGGCTGCGCAGCCTCCTTTCCGAGGCGCTGAAGCTGAACAGGGATCAGAGTGCCCTCCAGGTGGACTTGCATGATCACTACTCACGGACCATGCTTTCCTACTGA